The DNA sequence ttatgaaattttgcacttatcatttataactattttttatcaagttttttatcgaaaaaacatcacatacagtgcacatgtgatattttaggattatgtgatgtgatatttatgtatatatatatatatatatatatgcacagaATGAGATGTTTTTCTgacaaaaaatcaacaaaaagaatgtcatatatgacaaagtgcaaatttcgcaaagttgagatagtaagttgacacaaaaaaaaaaatttttgatgtcaaagtgtaaaaacggaTATAGTTcgtatgaaaaaaatataatttaccctaaatttatatataccttTCTTTGACTGCCTTGTACCGTTATAAGATGGTAGATGTGTTGGCGCTCTGAAATAAGTAGAGACTTCTTCAGTTTTTACCTCTCTGTTGAAGCGGTTTCTTCGCTTCAAGTGAGGGGTCTCCCCGAGCTCCAGTTATCGAAGCTCCAACAACTCGCGGTGGAGGGGTTGCCATGCAATGATGGTTACTTTATTGTCCGCTTCCTTGCTGGTGTGACCAGTAGGGATAAACTCATTTTACTGGAACACAATAGAAGATGCGAATGGTAGTTGGCCTCGATCTTTTCCTCCTGATGGACCAAGCGTGCTAGAGCTAGACATTTTACCTACTCTTATGTTTGAGGCTGGTAACTGAAGCAATGGTGAAGTAGGAGCATGCATGTCGCGGAAAATTGTATTGAGAGAAGGAGCTATGATCTGTTGATGCAATCGTCAAACATCAGGTTTGCTTCAGGGAGCGGAGCTGACGAGTCAGAAGGGGTGTTTGACATGCTCCCTTGCTGGCAATAGGAGTTGGAGGGTTTGGAGGTAGATCATGACAGATGCAGCGAGGATCCTACTGATGCAGCGAGGATCCTACTGATGAAGCTGTTAGCACAACCCTCCAAAACCTTCATGTTCCTACTGCAAATGCGGGAGCTGGTCAAACCCTTCTCATTGCTATTAACTTGCCAGCTATGTTCCCTGAAGCAACCTGTTGTGTGATGACTACATCAGTAGGATCCTCGCTGCCACTGCCATGATCTACCTCCGAAACCCTCCAACTCCTATTGCCAACAAGGGAGCATGTCAAACACCTCTCATTCTGCTGACTCGTCAGCTCCACTCCCTGAAGCAAACCTGATGTTTGACGATCGCATCAAAAGATCATTGCTCCTGCTCTCAATACAGTTTTCTGCGACATGTCTGCTCCTACTTCACCAATGATTCCGTTACCAACCTCAGACATAAGAGTAGGTAACATGTCTAGTTTTAGCACGCCTGGTTCATCAGGAGGAAGAGGTCGAGGCCAGCTACCATTCGCATCTTCTGTCGTGCTCCAGCAAGATGAGTTTATCCCTACTGGTCACACCAGCAAGGAAGAGGACCACAAAGTAACCATCACTACATGGAAAACCCTCCGCCGCGAGTTGTTGGAGCTTTGGTAACTGGAGCACAGAGAGACCCCTCACCTGAAGCAAATAAACCGCTTCAATGAATATGTGATAACTAAAGAAGTAATTATTTTAGAGCACCAACACATCTACCATCTTATAAATGTCTGAGTATTTTTTACTACACTAATCGAATCTGCCTAATGGTCGTTCAACCAACTCTTAACTTAGTGCAAGCAGAATTTACTTCACTCTTTAGACATCAGTCTGAGAGCAATAAAAAGAACATTGCTAGACGATCACGGGCTTCTTCAGAtataatagaaagaaaaagaaacattgAGGGTATGCATACATCGCTTCACAAATACAGCCTTGGAGATACCCGTTACCAACCAAGAGATATTAACCACCACCTTCACACAAGGTTTAAAAGTAAGAGATTTTTTTAAGTTCCTGACTAAGAAACCAACTACCAGCTTTAATAACTTGTAGGCTTGAGCAGAAAAGTTTGTGAACCTcgagaaaaatgaaacaatcGAATCAATAATGGAGCAGTGAACAAAAGATAGATGTGATCCATAATGTAAATACACTTAAGAAACCCTGATCCATGTAGAATGAGGGGGTCGCCCCATGTTGTCCCCAACTCATGCGTTGAAGGctaatgaagaaaaagttatGTTGAGGTGGCCTAAGTAGAACCTGGAACTTTTGAACACACACTTGAAGCAACTTTTATTCCTTAATCAGGAAAATTGAGATCCTTTTGagatattacatacaattgaaagaatttttattcCTTAATCAGGAAAATCGAGACTTTAAataagaatgttcaaaatttcatgCTACCATGTAACTAGTACCCTATGTTTTAAAACTAAGCTTATGGTGGATATTTTCGTATCGTATCGcctttatgataaattttattactatatttttcaaacttctATTATTTGGAATGATTATGCCCCAAGACTAATCGCTTAGCTGCTGATAGGCTCCatcatatgattttattgacTTCTATACACAGACTCTCGACTGTGATATAGCTCATCGGATTCAATTTATGATCTTCCTGATGGACTCCAGTCTATGCTCTAGTGACGGGCTCTGACCTGTGATCTTCTTGATaagtatcaaatatattaataattttttcaaaaagtattcataattatgtatcCACTCGGGAACTCATTGtaaaattatccttaaaatTTAAGGTACATACATTGTGTGAAAAATgaagtatatttttctttaactattagtataataattttcaaagaataaCATAAAACGGAGTATTTGTGACtcttaaaactaattaataagatatacattcaaataaacatcaaaatattgtTGTTGCCGTTGTTCGTCATCATCAGCAGAATGAGAGTGGAGTCTCAGAAATCCTTGAACAATTTGCGGACTTGTTCCAATGTGACGAAGAGCACGATAGTGAATGGTCCCTGTCTTGATATCGTGGGAATGAATCCCTTATAAAGCGCCATTGGCCCCTCTGCCTTAATCGTCTTCATCGCGCAGTCCACCGCCCCACTGTACGGCGCCGCCATCCCAGTCTCCACCTTCATGTTCATCACTCTTGTCTTGATCACGTCCACCGGGTTCGACGCCACCGCCGCCACGAACCCCGCTGCGAAGCTGGCCGTGACGTGGGTCCCCAGTCCGTCCTTCATCAGATCCCTCTCCAGAATCATCTCCTTGAACTGGTCGTAGGATGCCAGCTGCGACGCCGTCACCAGCATCGCTCGGTTCACTGTAAGGGACGACCCACGCCACAGGCTACCGATCCCCTCGTTCTTGCTCATCTGAGTAATTGCGTCCACCACGCTCTTGTAGTTGCGACGCTGAGCCGGGGGGAGACGGCCGTCGGCCTGCATCCGGACCATCGCCACGTCCGCGGGGTTCCCCACGGCGGCGCCGACGCCTCCGGCGATGAGTCCCGCGGTAATTTTTCTCATTAACGGCATGCTATTTGTGTTGGGATCCGTCCATTTCGTCTTGAGGATGTCGTAGAGACCCATTCTGGTGGTGGAGTAGAGGGTCTGGCGGAGGACGGTGGCGGAGACGCCAGAGAAGAGAGCAGCGGCGCCGTCCTGCTGGATGATCCGTAGCCCAACAGAGACGGGTCCGACGCGGGGAGGAGGGAGGTGGATGTGGTGGGAAGCGGCGGTGTGGAAGGCGAGAGCAGGGCGGAGAGCTGGAACAGCAGGCTCGCACTGAAGCTGCATCCGGactttgattaaatcaagggGGTGGGTACTGCAGCCGGCAACAATGGAAGCAACGCCTCCTTCAACAAATCCCTTCAAACCCATGTTTGGCTATGAATTCCTTGGGTGTGTAAAGAATTAGTGGAGAAAGGCTAACAGATTCCTTCCTTCCCCCAATTGAAGAATGGAAAAGAATCTCAGTTCTAGGAGTGTTTGGCTTTGGCCCTTGAAACAGGTGCTGGGAAGAGCAAACAGTGAAGAAACGACGAGTGAATTGAGGAGTGGGAGAtggaaacatatatatataggtgagTGGGTGGGGAAGGGGAAAAGGGAAGGAAAGAAGTGTGGTAACATGGGCTGACCAAACGGCGCTGGAGGGAAATTAGCATAATAATGGAAATGTGGGGTAGAACTCCAACTTTTACGCGCATTCTTTGTTGAACATTATTGAAGATATTAgccaaatatgtaataatattattattgaaaagattagtctaatattctttttgttgacATTAATAcgtaaataatgttattattgaaaattgtaatcaaattttgtgattgtattatgttaataataatataaattattggaaGGATTAGTCTAATattgtgtaattaataatattaatgaaaaaacaaaagaattacatGAATTACACAgctatacaataaatttcacaaataattacactatataATAAGTTACAcaataattgtataaattacacaactatacaataaatttcacaaaaattacacagattacacaaaaattacagaaaaaatattataatttcagagtaaatacattttaatgttagaaaaatatattatattttcacaaacttttataattttaaaagtatattatatttttagaaacttttataattttagaaaaatatatttttaattttagaaaatataaaaatatatttttcagaaactGTTTCTGGAAAtagttttagaaaatttttcgcaaatttttaaccaaattttcagaaatggGGAACACCCATTTCAGAAAAATGggtggaaaaatatttttgaaaatattttcaaataaggtttctgaaaatattttcagaaatatattaaaaaaaagagcgaaagaatttatgattttgacgAGGTAttgattatgtatatattataatttattataggacatGACGATAAAGTGGAGGATTGAACAGTTCGTGTTAACtgaaattttgagatttgaggtaagtataattaattgaattcatgtatatatataaatttttataaaaataatatattgattgttgggtttatatatatatgtatattgctatgtacataatatattgattgtttatatacttGATCGTGTATGTTGATTATTTGTTAAGATTATCTTTATATCTgtgaaattgttattatatggGTATTTGTGATCGTGTGGCATGGATGGTAGATGAGTGATTAGGTGGTTGCATAATTGATTGTGTAGTGAAATCGAATGAGAAATTTAGTgactagaaaataaatattaaataataaagttaatgatattgatattgcaaattaaaatgaaatgatgGCTTACCTAATTGGGGAACATACTGCAATGGCTTCAGATGATATGTGACGAGTTATGTGCAGTCATTGATCAATTGAGATGATGCGATACCATACGAGCTGTCTGTTGTGTAGTAACAGTGAGGATGGGATATCACACAAGTTATGTATTGTGTGATaacgagaaaaaaaaaaaaaaaaaaaaaagaagtattgTGATTGAGATGATGATCTAATTTGGTTAAGCATGGctctaagaaaataaactaaaacgCCACTATTATGTCTTGGGTTGATGTTTGATTGTATCTGTATGGTATTTCTTACATCTACTGATAATGTATGGCGAATATTGGTTGTTGGTATAGTTACATTATACTTGATTTGTTgcttgtgtatatatataggccGAATgactatacttattgagtaaaCAACTTATTCATTGCCATGTACTTTTCAGGTAATAGGACGCATTTACTAGTCCCTTTGGCTTTTGACCTGTGttgttattttctaaataggtgggtcagccgtgacatcGAAAGTCAGGAGTTTTGGGCTATGTATATTAAACATTTTAGTGTTCGCCTAGTTTGCATTTAAGATTTTATACAGTTAGAcgtttgttattttctttttaggttGTGTACATTTATGGAAAAGTAAATACAAACTTTTGATGATATCTATTatctcttatatatttatatattatattgataaaattaatataatacaaacTTATTATCTCTTATCTATTATCTCTTATCTATTATCTCTTATTATCTCTACATTTAAGATTTTATACAGTTAGAcgtttgttattttctttttaggcTGTGTACATTTATGGAAAAGTAAATACAAACTTTTGATGATATCTATTatctcttatatatttatatattatattgataaaatagaatttattttatgagttaaataaaaatttcttatagAAAGGGGTTGTAATTAAGGAAATGGTATACAAATTAGTGGTAATTAGGTAATGATGCTTACTGGGATCCAACAACATAGTAAATGTGGAAGGATCTTCATGAAGATTCTAAGATTATCAAGGGACTGACCTGCATGATAAAGGTAGCACTCTAATGGTTACGCCTGTAACTGTttacaagaaataaattagaaaaatataaataaatgtgagATAATGCTAAAATAATTGACATAAAGTGATATGAAAAAGGGAGCTGAAATGCAAGTGTAGAGTGCATAAAAGCAACAGGGTGCTTgtattattgttgtttgatgGAGAAAGTGTATTGAACGAAAATCACTTATTGTTGACTGACTTTAGGtctctatttatagagaaaTTTGGAAGAGAAGCCCAGGTTAATTATGGGCAAGACGGATATCATCAGAGAACTTAAGATGTTAGCTTCGAAAAGATAATACTTATCCACAATTTGGAGTTAtctcttaaaatatatgtttgtttgAACTAATCTGTCCAGTCAACCACAAATATAGAGAATCTGTTAGTTGTTGCTTCCAACAGTTAGTTCCTAAAAAATACGAGGTCCCTGCTAGTAATCTTTTAGGGTGGTGTCGCCCGTGATATGTAGAATGCAAGTGATATGACTGCCTCGTTCAATAATTGGGTTTGCTAATCGGGCCCGATTTATGGACTCTATCGTGTCAGCAGGACGATAGAACTGGGTCAAGGTCCTTGTTGTCTAAAATTGTGTTTAGACCAATAGGGCTTGGGTCTACTGGGCTGAGCAAATGAGtgcaaattcatcaaaaatttGGGCTTGCTCTGGCTTtgggattaaaattattattgtaggCGTCACTATTTTAgatccaaataaattatttattagtttgtTACTCATAGAACTAAAAAATTTCACAACTTAGGCTAGTAATCATCTCCCACTTTGTATTAgtcattatatattatttactgaTAATGAATGAAATAACTCTAACTCCGTGTTGATGATATGTGCATGCCCTTTGCAATatggataaataaaatagattagCTCAAAATGGGATACACTAATATTTTGGTGCATcatgttaaaataatttaatcctatGTGataagtagaaaaatatattcccGTCTTATAGATAGATACATTCGTTAGTTATGGTTTACTTAATTTTTCgatattaacaacaaaaaaaattgaataaaatttcatatttaccccaattaacttattgtgggtcaaataaatcttttgtttctcaccaaactacccttatacatcttcacacgctAATTCATATGGTGATGTATATTTTCGCTCTTATAAGGATAGCTTGGtcaaaaaaagtttgtttgacCTACATTAAATCAATCGGGataaagatgaaattttatttattttttcttattactaatatcaaaattttctatgaattttaactaattgagGATTTTATTTATCGGATAAAAATAAACGTTAAGAGTAATAaatgtagtttttcaaattacagaaaattatgtaattaaaccAAACTTGAAGGACAACTATGTAATTACTCCTAAATAAATTTGGCAAGACTGGAAGTCCAAAGTAATAATTATAGGTTGGATTGGAGCCCTTTCCTTTTCAGAATCTGCACTATAAGTCATCAAGAGTTGCTGAATTAAATACGCTGGAAAAGTTCAGCAAAGAATCCGCGTAAAAGTTGGAGTTCTACACCACATTTCCATTCATTATAGTGCTACTTTCCCTCTTGGGCCGTTTGCTCAGCAGTGTGGAGACCACTCTTCTTTCCTTCCCTTTTCCATCCCCACCCACTCACCtcacctatatatatttgggtAAATTAGAATGACCTTTTCTGAATAGAGGTGGGGCGTcggattgaattttgaaaattcggATAGTTCGGGTCAAATACTTGAACTTTCTCGAGCCCGACCCGAATTCTGTTgggtatttaattttttttttctttttttaaaaagtaagcATAGtagattttgatttaatattacaaattaatataatataaatttaaaaaaatagttgaaaaattaacGTAAAGCTGTAGAAAATTGAAGCTGTTTCAgcttcaaataaataatagaagcTGTTTCAGCTTCTACAAAAACAGAGATTGTTTTCGAACAGCCTGTCTTGTtactttttgattttctttttcaatgtttttggatatacaattttagtttttttaaatatatttatttttttaatatacaataagtaagaaattttaatatacaattaactaaatacaaaacaaaaaaaaaataatattaaccttTAAATTTGGTATTCTAATTCCATGATCTTCTTgtgacattttaaaattttagagcTTGAGAAAAAGAGGATGAATTTTTGTTGGGGTTGGATGTTTTGAGTTGGGAACTTGGGATTTtgaaaagaagaacaagagagaAGAGCGAGCAATAGAGAAGAAAGAGGAGGAGAAAGAAAACCTAGGGCCAAACCTAAATGgtagacaaaaagaaaaaatacataattttttttaaaaaaaacaattcagGGCACCCGATCCTACCTGAATTATCGACCCGATCTTTTTAATTCGAGTATCAGGTAATCCGATACccaattttttaagaaaaaatccaAACCCGATCAGGTTGGGTCAAGACCCAAACTACCCGGCCTGAAAGCCTACCCCTACTTCTGAAGTTTtccataattacgaatattctcttatttttttaaaaaattataaacaccccctcatgtttgataaaattatgtaattcttggattGATGTAtggaattgtcaactttgcacttacaatattttttaaatattttaaaaattaaaatattattaaaaaaatcaaataggGTGGAcgaaaaaattcttaaaattataaaaaagttatccacttaatctgtaaaaaatgagaaattttcaaaaaataaattaaattataatttttaatccacaaagacattttggtcagtttactataaaaaaaatggatgaaaaatctAATGGATTGGCGTAATTGTTAGCCCCTAATTTTAacgatcgtctaacaattagcccaattcattaggtttccatccattttttatagtgaattgaccaaaatgtccttatgaatcaagaaatataattttatttattttttaattttttatgaattaagtggataattttttataatttaaaaacaaaattacattcaccccatatatcatttttataaatttttatttttaaaaaaaatacaataaataaaattgacaatttttatatctttataatatttataatttttcaaacaacgagagaaTATTCTTAATCatactaaaagaaaatattgtaatttaccctaaagtTTAAGTTCCTAATAATTACTTGATGTAAAATATACCTTTAGTATATTGCATTAGATACAGGCAtaagaaaaagacaagaagcattttcagttttacaaccatacaaatagaaaatgaacCAAATAGAGTGACTTATTCAAtctcttaaaaagaaaataatgattgGGTCAATTAAGTCAGACCTGTCCCGTTGCACCAAGGCCGGACGACAGATCCTAAATCCACCCCCAACCTGCCCTGATGCCCGCCCTGTTGGTATTCGACTCAACATATGTAATTtgaaacattttatttattttattattgtatataattctttaattaatttgtatattggttattgattaatatttgtaaatttataatataatagttactcttatttaaaacattaaataataacaagGGGAGTTGATTAAGGTGGAACTATCTAATTGCAATTGTCCAACCGGATATGTTTAGGTTTCACTTATTGGACAGCTCCACACGCTTTATTGATCTAAATCATGTAATGAAAGTTGAATCAAGCTGTTCGCTAACGTTTGCTTTGAAATGCATTAATCACTATAACACGCTTTTCTCCCACTACCTGCCTGTAACATAGCCAAATCTATGTTGTTTCAGTTGCTCAAGTTTATAGaaaactttaataatttaaggaataattacactaccATTTCCTCAAGGTTGATATAATTGCGTAtagattagaaaatttacatctATTATTCTAagatttgcttttatttaGCAAATAGATCCttcattaatgaaaattcactatatttattgatattaacaaaaaaaatctccGTGTAATTACATCGAACCATGAAGACCTCATAGGAGCATGTAATTATGCTGATGGTTATACCCATAAGTTCCACTGCATGCatgtaacatatattttatacaggAAAAGATCCATTGTCTAATCAAGTATCTACCCCATTATTATGTGTCCGAAGACCTATTTTTTTCACAGATGCGAGGTCTTTCACTGAACATAGAAAATAGAGCAGTACTAGATATCCAGATAATTCAGATTGAAACATCTGAAACATTTCAGCATTAATCGTCGTTCGATCCAAGTACCTGCTGCTTGATCTGTTCAATTCTAGCAACTAACTCATCCCTATTTCGCtgcaaacaaaaatgaattgatttaGGGAACGAGAGAAA is a window from the Sesamum indicum cultivar Zhongzhi No. 13 linkage group LG15, S_indicum_v1.0, whole genome shotgun sequence genome containing:
- the LOC105178258 gene encoding mitochondrial uncoupling protein 5-like, which encodes MGLKGFVEGGVASIVAGCSTHPLDLIKVRMQLQCEPAVPALRPALAFHTAASHHIHLPPPRVGPVSVGLRIIQQDGAAALFSGVSATVLRQTLYSTTRMGLYDILKTKWTDPNTNSMPLMRKITAGLIAGGVGAAVGNPADVAMVRMQADGRLPPAQRRNYKSVVDAITQMSKNEGIGSLWRGSSLTVNRAMLVTASQLASYDQFKEMILERDLMKDGLGTHVTASFAAGFVAAVASNPVDVIKTRVMNMKVETGMAAPYSGAVDCAMKTIKAEGPMALYKGFIPTISRQGPFTIVLFVTLEQVRKLFKDF